A genomic segment from Burkholderia plantarii encodes:
- a CDS encoding TonB-dependent siderophore receptor: MIRLTPIAVALCATWAGAAHAQQVAAPQGAPATALPTVNVTSEADATTEDSGSYTTRNATIGGRTPVAIKEIPASVSVLTRERMNDQNMTTIQDALRFMTGVSAIEYGDGTAYFHSRGTQLGIEFDGVSIVSGLEYLQQFDLGIYDRVELVRGPNAVLDGNGEPGGTVNLVRKRPQKEFHLATETQVSSFGGVRQMVDVTGALNKDGTLRGRAVLIGSDQHQSIDRARKKEVTAYGALDWDITPRTTLSLSAGYQVNTNNGYDYGAPGLFATPTSAAPFARVGSSYSQNFSPDWNYGYTSMQEVNGNLVHRFSNGWKSQTTLFYRHEYVSSDEADPGPGALAPGIAKYTERRQQNTYDWFGADTNVTGPIEALGRTHTLTIGANYSLMSETALSGSQSLVGPGPLGTFSLYDPNVIGKVNVPFKFGTNTRLVQYGFYAQARVKLLDPVTLVLGGREAFYEQRTQSTLPTVADWKTNVNLNHRFLPSVGLVWDITKSTTAYASYSKFLAAQVANEADGSVVPPRTGEQYEIGIKNSFLGGRLNTTAALFRINDNNRAVADPNNPTFSIPAGKVRDQGFEFEVTGQPTENWNIYAGYTYLNASYDNAAADLSEGTDPKHLFKLWTKYAFSRGQLRGLSVGGGMLAQTQTTRGVVQGGYAIFNAEVSYRFNKHVEAAVSLNNIFNRDYYLRPPGNFYSVFGDRRNVMLTVRSDF, translated from the coding sequence ATGATCCGGCTCACGCCGATCGCCGTGGCGCTGTGCGCGACCTGGGCGGGTGCCGCCCACGCGCAGCAGGTCGCCGCCCCGCAGGGCGCGCCGGCCACCGCGCTGCCGACCGTGAACGTCACCTCCGAGGCCGACGCGACCACGGAAGACAGCGGTTCGTACACCACGCGCAACGCCACCATCGGCGGCCGCACGCCGGTGGCGATCAAGGAGATTCCCGCGTCGGTGTCGGTGCTCACGCGCGAGCGCATGAACGACCAGAACATGACGACGATCCAGGACGCGCTGCGCTTCATGACCGGCGTGAGCGCGATCGAGTACGGCGACGGCACCGCGTATTTCCACTCGCGCGGCACCCAGCTCGGCATCGAGTTCGACGGCGTGTCGATCGTGAGCGGCCTCGAATACCTGCAGCAATTCGATCTCGGCATCTACGACCGCGTCGAGCTCGTGCGCGGACCGAACGCCGTGCTCGACGGCAACGGCGAGCCGGGCGGCACCGTGAACCTGGTGCGCAAGCGCCCGCAGAAGGAATTCCATCTCGCGACCGAAACCCAGGTCAGCTCGTTCGGCGGCGTGCGCCAGATGGTGGACGTGACCGGCGCACTGAACAAGGACGGCACCTTGCGCGGCCGCGCCGTGTTGATCGGCAGCGACCAGCATCAGTCGATCGACCGGGCGCGCAAGAAGGAAGTGACGGCTTACGGCGCGCTCGACTGGGATATCACGCCGCGCACCACGCTGTCGCTTTCCGCCGGCTACCAGGTCAACACCAACAACGGCTACGACTACGGCGCGCCGGGTCTGTTCGCGACGCCGACCTCGGCGGCGCCGTTCGCGCGCGTGGGCAGCTCGTATTCGCAGAATTTCTCGCCGGACTGGAACTACGGCTACACCTCGATGCAGGAAGTGAACGGCAACCTGGTTCACCGTTTCTCGAACGGCTGGAAGTCCCAGACGACGCTGTTCTACCGCCACGAATACGTGAGTTCGGACGAGGCCGATCCGGGTCCGGGCGCGCTCGCCCCGGGGATCGCGAAGTACACGGAACGCCGTCAGCAGAACACCTATGACTGGTTCGGCGCCGACACCAACGTGACCGGCCCGATCGAGGCGCTCGGCCGTACCCATACGCTGACGATCGGCGCGAACTACTCGTTGATGTCGGAAACGGCGCTGAGCGGCAGCCAGTCGCTGGTCGGCCCCGGCCCGCTCGGCACGTTCAGCCTCTACGACCCGAACGTGATCGGCAAGGTCAACGTGCCGTTCAAGTTCGGCACCAACACGCGGCTCGTGCAGTACGGCTTCTACGCGCAGGCGCGCGTGAAGCTGCTCGATCCGGTCACGCTGGTGCTCGGCGGGCGCGAGGCGTTCTACGAGCAGCGCACGCAGTCGACGCTGCCGACGGTGGCCGACTGGAAGACCAACGTGAACCTGAACCACCGGTTCCTGCCGTCGGTCGGGCTGGTCTGGGACATCACGAAGTCGACCACGGCCTACGCGAGCTACTCGAAGTTCCTCGCCGCGCAGGTGGCGAACGAGGCGGACGGCAGCGTGGTGCCGCCGCGTACCGGCGAGCAGTATGAAATCGGGATCAAGAACAGCTTCCTCGGCGGCCGTCTGAACACCACCGCGGCGCTGTTCCGCATCAACGACAACAACCGCGCGGTGGCGGACCCGAACAATCCGACGTTCTCGATCCCGGCCGGCAAGGTGCGCGACCAGGGCTTCGAGTTCGAGGTGACCGGGCAGCCGACCGAGAACTGGAATATCTACGCGGGCTACACGTACCTGAACGCGTCTTACGACAACGCCGCGGCGGATCTGTCGGAAGGCACCGATCCGAAGCATCTGTTCAAGCTGTGGACCAAATACGCGTTCTCGCGCGGCCAGTTGCGCGGCCTGTCGGTTGGCGGCGGCATGCTGGCCCAGACGCAGACCACGCGTGGCGTGGTGCAGGGCGGCTACGCGATCTTCAATGCCGAGGTGTCCTACCGCTTCAACAAGCACGTGGAAGCCGCGGTGTCGTTGAACAACATTTTCAACCGCGACTACTACCTGCGTCCGCCCGGCAACTTCTACAGCGTGTTCGGCGACCGCCGCAACGTGATGCTGACGGTGCGTTCGGACTTCTGA
- the fhuB gene encoding Fe(3+)-hydroxamate ABC transporter permease FhuB: protein MRNPMTLPRLVAPREFRWWLVGALLAVSLLLAVVGIRTELDGAPFWQALVAPDPRDLHQILVRDSMLPRIAMTLLCGGALALAGTLAQQVLRNPLAEPMTLGVFPGAYLALILADLWAPSWLVLGRPAIALAGGTVAILIVFALSARQKMAPLAVVLSGMIVNLYCGAICLALSMAHFELLRGLMIWGGGALDQTGWHESRLLALAVLGCAIVTVLLRRPLGVFDAGDATVRSLGVGLHRTRAVALLISVVLTAAVVSTVGVIGFVGLAAPTLARLAGARRLGQRLIWAPCLGAALLWLTDELVRVASSAELFSAHLIPTGTVTSLVGVPLLLLLLPQLRAQPDLHAAGIAAAPPARLARRLPVALVALVLVIGLSFGVTRTLDGWRIGDLEQMRAILFWRAPHTIAAAAAGVLLAIGGTLIQRVTANPMASPDLLGVSSGGMLGIVVVLFAGVLPSPGVLFASCLGGVIVTLALLMWLGSRAAFAPERLLLIGVAISALLQAIVSAMMSSGDSRVGLVLNFIVGSTYYVQAPIAYGATVIALLGLACAPLLSRWVEALGLGAGVAGGLGVPVARARVTILLLASVLTAASTMLVGPLSFVGLIAPHIARFSGARRPASQILVAAVIGALLMAFAEWLGRQLVFPEEVASGLVATLIGGPYLIALMLRKTVTST, encoded by the coding sequence TTGCGTAATCCCATGACCTTGCCGCGCCTTGTTGCGCCGCGCGAGTTCCGCTGGTGGCTGGTGGGCGCGCTGCTCGCCGTCTCGCTGCTGCTGGCGGTGGTCGGCATCCGCACCGAACTCGACGGCGCGCCGTTCTGGCAGGCGCTCGTCGCGCCCGACCCGCGCGACCTGCACCAGATCCTGGTGCGCGACAGCATGCTGCCGCGCATCGCGATGACGCTGCTTTGCGGCGGCGCGCTCGCGCTGGCCGGCACGCTCGCGCAGCAGGTGCTGCGCAACCCGCTCGCCGAGCCGATGACGCTCGGCGTGTTCCCCGGCGCCTACCTCGCGCTGATCCTCGCCGATCTGTGGGCGCCGTCGTGGCTCGTGCTGGGCCGCCCCGCGATCGCGCTGGCGGGCGGCACCGTCGCGATACTGATCGTGTTCGCGCTGTCCGCACGGCAGAAGATGGCGCCGCTCGCGGTGGTGCTGTCGGGCATGATCGTCAACCTCTACTGCGGGGCGATCTGCCTGGCGCTGTCGATGGCGCACTTCGAGCTGCTGCGCGGCCTGATGATCTGGGGCGGCGGCGCGCTCGACCAGACCGGCTGGCACGAGAGCCGACTGCTCGCGCTGGCGGTGCTCGGCTGCGCGATCGTCACCGTGCTGCTGCGGCGTCCGCTCGGCGTGTTCGACGCCGGCGACGCGACGGTGCGCAGCCTTGGCGTGGGCCTGCATCGCACGCGCGCCGTGGCGCTGCTGATCTCGGTGGTGCTGACCGCCGCGGTGGTCTCCACGGTCGGCGTGATCGGTTTCGTCGGGCTGGCCGCGCCCACGCTCGCGCGGCTCGCCGGCGCGCGGCGGCTCGGCCAGCGGCTGATCTGGGCGCCGTGCCTCGGCGCCGCGCTGCTGTGGCTGACCGACGAGCTGGTGCGCGTGGCCTCGTCGGCCGAACTGTTCTCGGCGCACCTGATCCCGACCGGCACCGTCACCTCGCTGGTCGGCGTGCCGCTGCTGCTGCTGCTGTTGCCGCAGCTGCGCGCGCAGCCCGACCTGCACGCGGCCGGCATCGCCGCCGCGCCGCCCGCGCGGCTCGCGCGCCGGCTGCCGGTCGCGCTCGTCGCGCTGGTGCTGGTGATCGGGCTCAGCTTCGGCGTCACGCGCACGCTCGACGGCTGGCGCATCGGCGATCTCGAGCAGATGCGCGCGATCCTGTTCTGGCGCGCGCCGCACACCATCGCGGCCGCCGCGGCCGGCGTGCTGCTCGCGATCGGCGGCACGCTGATCCAGCGCGTCACCGCCAACCCGATGGCAAGCCCGGACCTGCTCGGCGTCAGCTCGGGCGGCATGCTCGGCATCGTGGTGGTGCTGTTCGCCGGCGTGCTGCCGAGCCCGGGCGTGCTGTTCGCAAGCTGCCTCGGCGGCGTGATCGTCACGCTCGCGCTGTTGATGTGGCTCGGCTCGCGCGCCGCGTTCGCGCCGGAGCGGCTGCTGCTGATCGGCGTGGCGATCAGCGCGCTGCTGCAGGCGATCGTCAGCGCGATGATGTCGAGCGGCGACTCGCGCGTCGGGCTGGTGCTGAATTTCATCGTCGGCTCGACCTACTACGTCCAGGCGCCGATCGCCTACGGCGCCACCGTGATCGCGCTGCTCGGCCTCGCCTGCGCGCCGCTGCTGAGCCGCTGGGTCGAGGCGCTCGGGCTCGGCGCCGGCGTGGCGGGCGGCCTCGGCGTGCCGGTCGCCCGCGCCCGCGTGACGATCCTGCTGCTCGCCTCGGTGCTGACGGCCGCCTCGACGATGCTGGTCGGGCCGCTGTCGTTCGTCGGCCTGATCGCGCCGCATATCGCGCGCTTCTCCGGCGCGCGCCGGCCCGCCTCGCAGATCCTCGTCGCGGCCGTGATCGGCGCCTTGCTGATGGCGTTCGCCGAGTGGCTCGGCCGCCAGCTGGTGTTCCCGGAGGAGGTCGCCTCGGGGCTCGTCGCCACGCTGATCGGCGGCCCGTACCTGATCGCGCTGATGCTGCGCAAGACGGTGACGTCCACCTGA
- a CDS encoding ABC transporter substrate-binding protein codes for MSRPLSVRRAPPARRLDPRRRRWLAQGGALGLLGALAWSAPLRAAAPAAAASDGAVPAAIPTRVVSMNWELTETLLALGVVPIGVSLPDWYRSSIVEPPLPPGVADIGLLYQPNFEVLLALKPDLLVITPGHLPALRTLQRIAPTITLSQYMTSAQPYRDLCGETVTLGARLGRTGRADQLVAEAARTTEAVRARLAARPALLRHPLIVADLVDDRHLRVYGRGSLFDEMLAKLGAANAAHPRDGGATWPTQAGYTLVPLQRLAEVPEASVLLVGPVKPAARRGLDGNAIWQALPAVRERRVAKLPVIAPYGGLVSMQRFAEAIEAALTTIEAGGGGVA; via the coding sequence ATGAGCCGGCCGCTTTCCGTCCGGCGCGCGCCCCCCGCGCGGCGCCTCGATCCTCGCCGCCGCCGCTGGCTCGCCCAGGGCGGCGCGCTCGGCCTGCTCGGCGCGCTGGCCTGGTCCGCGCCGCTGCGCGCGGCGGCGCCGGCCGCCGCCGCTTCGGATGGTGCCGTGCCCGCCGCCATCCCCACGCGCGTCGTCTCGATGAACTGGGAACTGACCGAGACGCTGCTCGCGCTCGGCGTGGTGCCGATCGGCGTCTCGCTGCCCGACTGGTATCGCAGCTCGATCGTCGAGCCGCCGCTGCCGCCGGGCGTGGCCGACATCGGCCTGCTGTACCAGCCGAACTTCGAGGTGCTGCTGGCGCTGAAGCCGGACCTGCTGGTGATCACGCCGGGCCACCTGCCGGCGCTGCGAACGCTGCAGCGCATCGCGCCCACCATCACGCTGAGCCAGTACATGACGAGCGCGCAGCCGTACCGCGATCTGTGCGGCGAGACGGTGACGCTCGGCGCGCGGCTCGGGCGCACCGGGCGCGCGGACCAGCTGGTGGCCGAGGCGGCCCGCACCACCGAGGCGGTGCGCGCGCGGCTCGCGGCCCGGCCGGCGCTGCTGCGCCATCCGCTGATCGTGGCCGATCTGGTCGACGACCGCCATTTGCGCGTCTACGGCCGCGGCAGCCTGTTCGACGAGATGCTCGCGAAGCTCGGCGCGGCCAACGCCGCGCATCCGCGCGACGGCGGCGCGACCTGGCCGACCCAGGCGGGCTACACGCTGGTGCCGCTGCAGCGGCTCGCCGAGGTGCCCGAGGCGAGCGTGCTGCTGGTTGGCCCGGTCAAGCCGGCCGCGCGCCGCGGGCTCGACGGCAATGCGATCTGGCAGGCGCTGCCGGCGGTGCGCGAACGGCGCGTCGCGAAGCTGCCCGTGATCGCGCCTTATGGAGGATTGGTATCGATGCAACGATTCGCCGAGGCGATCGAGGCGGCGCTGACGACGATCGAGGCGGGAGGAGGCGGTGTTGCGTAA
- a CDS encoding ABC transporter ATP-binding protein, protein MTTPAGATPLYRLSGVDFAIGDKTLLQDISLDVPAGQVVGLIGHNGSGKTSLMRLLARLHAPTRGTIAFDGAPLESWPHRRFAQQVAHLPQYTPQTDGLLVRELVALGRYPWHGALGRFTREDHAHVEDAMAATDVAHYAGRPVDSLSGGERQRVWLAMLIAQNSRCVLLDEPTSALDIGHQLEVLQLIRTLCDARGMTAVVVLHDVNMATRFCTQLVSLRGGRVLMQAGPEEIMREDSLEAIYGVPMGVMTDPVGGHRIGYPR, encoded by the coding sequence GTGACCACACCCGCCGGCGCTACGCCGCTCTACCGCCTGTCTGGCGTCGATTTCGCGATCGGCGACAAAACCCTGCTGCAGGACATTTCGCTCGACGTGCCGGCCGGGCAGGTCGTGGGCCTGATCGGCCACAACGGCTCCGGCAAGACCTCGCTGATGCGCCTGCTGGCGCGCCTGCACGCGCCCACGCGCGGCACCATCGCGTTCGACGGCGCGCCGCTCGAAAGCTGGCCGCATCGCCGCTTCGCGCAGCAGGTGGCGCACCTGCCGCAATACACGCCGCAGACCGACGGGTTGCTGGTGCGCGAGCTGGTGGCGCTCGGCCGCTACCCGTGGCACGGCGCGCTCGGCCGCTTCACGCGCGAGGATCACGCGCACGTCGAGGACGCGATGGCCGCCACCGACGTCGCGCACTACGCCGGGCGGCCGGTGGACAGCCTGTCGGGCGGCGAGCGCCAGCGCGTCTGGCTGGCGATGCTGATCGCGCAGAACAGCCGCTGCGTGCTGCTCGACGAGCCCACCTCGGCGCTCGACATCGGCCATCAGCTCGAGGTGCTGCAACTGATCCGCACGCTGTGCGACGCGCGCGGCATGACGGCGGTGGTGGTGCTGCACGACGTGAACATGGCGACGCGCTTCTGCACGCAGCTGGTTTCGCTGCGCGGCGGGCGCGTGCTGATGCAGGCCGGCCCCGAGGAGATCATGCGCGAGGACAGCCTCGAGGCGATCTACGGCGTGCCGATGGGCGTGATGACCGATCCGGTCGGCGGCCACCGCATCGGTTACCCGCGATGA